A window of the Fibrobacter sp. genome harbors these coding sequences:
- a CDS encoding DUF1007 family protein: protein MRLFFVSLLMMAAMSWAHPHVFADVTVQAVFDETGFIGVQNHWEYDEIYGTSMFAAADANGDGLLSKKELESLKIAFLDPLVKQNYYNYVLNGTKFLPALDVENFQAKKKNGKLVLDYLIRFSVPVSNEYKFLVIVVADPSNYIQVTSDMGNSDVKAPDALEVEYYDDSLEDLTMMKSFRSDVEGLYVRFKK, encoded by the coding sequence ATGAGACTTTTTTTCGTATCCCTGCTTATGATGGCCGCCATGTCCTGGGCGCACCCGCATGTGTTTGCGGATGTGACTGTCCAGGCTGTGTTTGACGAAACTGGGTTTATCGGTGTTCAGAATCATTGGGAATATGACGAAATTTACGGCACTTCCATGTTCGCTGCTGCCGACGCAAATGGTGATGGCTTGCTTTCAAAAAAAGAATTGGAATCGTTAAAGATTGCCTTTTTGGATCCCCTTGTCAAGCAGAATTATTACAACTATGTTTTGAATGGAACTAAATTTTTGCCTGCGTTGGATGTTGAAAATTTCCAGGCGAAGAAGAAAAATGGGAAACTGGTCTTGGATTACCTGATTCGTTTTTCCGTTCCTGTTTCGAATGAATATAAGTTCTTGGTTATAGTTGTTGCTGATCCGTCGAATTATATTCAGGTCACCTCTGACATGGGTAATTCTGACGTCAAAGCTCCTGATGCGTTAGAAGTGGAGTACTATGACGACAGTCTTGAAGATCTCACCATGATGAAGTCCTTTAGATCCGATGTGGAAGGGCTTTACGTG